A window from Citrus sinensis cultivar Valencia sweet orange chromosome 5, DVS_A1.0, whole genome shotgun sequence encodes these proteins:
- the LOC102609088 gene encoding proline-rich receptor-like protein kinase PERK12, whose translation MKTELYMKDPMKFSFSEIQQATGDFSKENLLGEGGFGHVYKGELKDGQMIAAKVRKEASTQGFAEFQSEVYVLNFARHKNIVMLLGFCCKENLNILVYEYICNKSLHWHLFENTEYVLEWHQRYAAAIGTAKGLRFLHEECRGGPIIHRDMRPSNILLTHDFVPMLGDFGLARWKTTDDPVQTKILGTLGYLAPEYAENGIVSIRTDVYAFGIILLQLMSGRKVVDMNGEEPQQSLRQWAEPLIEKLALHELIDPRIENSYDTYELYLMAKTAYLCVQRNPEGRPSMGEVVRLLEGENDRFHHLGEKFVQRHHTK comes from the exons ATGAAGACTGAATTATATATGAAGGACCCTATGAAATTCAGTTTTTCTGAAATTCAACAAGCAACAGGTGATTTCTCAAAGGAGAATTTGCTGGGAGAGGGTGGATTTGGTCATGTTTATAAAGGTGAGCTTAAAGATGGACAGATGATTGCGGCAAAGGTAAGGAAAGAAGCAAGTACACAAGGATTTGCAGAGTTTCAGTCCGAGGTATATGTCCTAAATTTTGCACGCCACAAGAACATTGTGATGCTTTTGGGTTTTTGTTGCAAGGAGAACCTTAACATTTTGGTCTACGAGTATATCTGCAACAAGTCTCTTCATTGGCATTTATTTG AGAATACAGAATATGTTCTTGAGTGGCACCAAAGATATGCTGCTGCCATTGGAACCGCGAAAGGTTTGCGTTTTCTGCATGAAGAATGCCGTGGAGGTCCTATAATTCATAGAGACATGCGACCAAGCAATATACTTCTCACACATGACTTTGTTccaatg CTAGGTGACTTTGGCCTCGCCAGATGGAAGACAACTGATGATCCTGTGCAGACTAAAATACTAGGCACACTCGG TTACCTTGCTCCAGAATACGCAGAGAATGGTATAGTCTCCATAAGAACAGATGTCTATGCATTTGGCATTATTCTGTTACAACTTATGTCAGGACGCAAGGTGGTTGATATGAATGGAGAAGAACCTCAACAATCTCTGAGACAATGG GCAGAACCGCTGATTGAGAAGCTTGCATTACATGAGCTCATTGATCCTCGTATCGAAAATTCATATGACACATACGAATTATACCTGATGGCTAAAACAGCATACTTGTGCGTGCAAAGGAATCCTGAAGGGCGGCCATCAATGGGAGAG GTTGTGCGTCTACTTGAGGGGGAAAATGATCGTTTTCACCACTTAGGGGAGAAATTTGTACAGCGTCATCATacaaaatga